A window of the Miscanthus floridulus cultivar M001 unplaced genomic scaffold, ASM1932011v1 fs_267_3_4, whole genome shotgun sequence genome harbors these coding sequences:
- the LOC136531053 gene encoding uncharacterized protein — MVVMGQLGRLVDGIKSRLRAGAGGNKQRKTAAAAGYDKVEKTESMRVEIRSRQARKLIAKNLDAADSIARAGRTRTNKRFFLAFR, encoded by the coding sequence ATGGTGGTGATGGGTCAGCTGGGGCGCCTGGTGGACGGCATCAAGTCCAGGctgcgcgccggcgccggcgggaaCAAGCAGAggaagacggcggcggcggccgggtaCGACAAGGTGGAGAAGACGGAGAGCATGCGGGTGGAGATCCGGAGCCGGCAGGCGCGCAAGCTCATCGCCAAGAACCTCGACGCTGCCGACTCCATCGCACGCGCCGGCCGGACCCGGACCAACAAGCGCTTCTTCCTCGCCTTCCGATGA